The genomic stretch GCAATATCCCGAAACTTCCAGAAAGGTGGTCCACTGGTGATTTGGACCACAAGAACAATTCCACAGAACATAGAACAGTTCCATGGAGCAGTCAGCACAAAAGTAAATTGTAATGAGTTGGGGAAGAGtcagaaaagtaaagaaagaaaatggccaaAGGTAGCTACTCAgacaggagccagtggctcatgcttgtaatcctagctgctcaggactgtgatcaggaggatcacagttcaaagccagccctgggcaaatagttcatgagatcctactctaaaaaacccatcataaaaaagggctgatggagtggctcaagtggtagagtcctgagtttaaaccccagtactgccccaaaaaaggTAGCTACTCTCTTTTTGACAAAACTTggaaataaagagagagaaagtaagaagaaactagaggaaaagcaagacacaaaaaataaaattagaattttatattaaaaagctGGTGTTGGTGGTATTTGGCAGGAAAAGCCTTCTAGCTTGTTTCAGGAATTAAAGCATCTTAACAATCATGACAAAAACAGCAGGTAATATTTCAATTCCTTCTTGTGATAGCCACCAAACAGGTCAACAACCTCGCAAGCTGAAACGTTGACAAGACAGCTTATTTCACATTCCATCAGCTCTGTTAGATATAAGTTCTTCCATGAACTTAACCAAATTTGTCAACAAGAACTCCACTCACTGCCCTACACGTCCATCCCATTGTGCTGGTCCTCTGAGCCCTACTCAGTACAGATTAAGTTAGGACTCAACCTTCCTGCACAGGTCTCCACTGAACTCTGCCCCCATCTTCAATGGCTATTCTAGCTCCTCTCTAACCCTCACTCCAGAGTTCCAGCCTTTTGTCCCATAGGGCTACATCCAAAATGGGACAGACATCTTACCGTGCAGAACCCAGTCTCTCACTGTGATTTCCAGTGGATGAAAGACAAAGGTGGCAAATGCATGAATTTTAATGGGGAGGGTTTTCCAGAAAGTTTGAGGATGGTGATCACCAGCATTCAAGGTATTTTTGGCCACTGTTTCTCATAAGACCAGCCAGTACTGTCAGCTTTGCTGGAAAGGTTTATCCTCATGTAGGACTGGAGGCAGCATGGCTGATAATTTTTGCAATACAAGTAGGGCTGTTCATCCTTTTTGCAAGAGGGTCGACAGACTCCATTGTTGCCCATGCATCGAAGGATCTGTCTACCTggccaggaaaagaagaaaaagaattaatttcCACTTAACAGTGACATAGATCTGAAGAGTCAGGGAACATAGTAAAAGCCTAAAGGATTATCACAACCACCACTTCCAGGAAAACAGAGTAAATGTCCTTTTCTCTACTTGTCCTGCTAAGTACGGCTTAAAACCCTATGCATTATACCGAAAACAAGTATAAGAATACTTGGAAAGTGAAGAAAAGAGTGAACCTCAAGACCTGAGGAATGACAGCCACGAATTCCTTCAACCTTCCCCCACTGGGCTTGTTTTTCCCTTGTCTATCCCAGGCTGATTCTGGGGAAGCTGGTAATCTGGAAACACAAATGGGTGCAGATATAAAAGTTCCAAAAAAGCCTGCTCTCTCCAACCAAAAGACCAGGAAAGGGGCAGCCTTGTAAGACAGAACATTTTGAGAATAACCACTCTGCTCCAGTCACACACCACAGAAAAAACCACAGCCCTTTCCACGCTGTAAGGAGGTGTATCCCCCCAGGTGGTGTCAGAGAGGGCTGAGGGGAACCTGACAggacccaccaccaccacacagtATTGATAGAAATCACGTGGGCAGCCTCGACTTCCCCTGAATTGTTGAAGGAAGGCTCCGTCTTCATGACAAGGTGATAACAGGAGGTCTAGTGGGAAGTCAGGATTTTCACCATCCTGCAGCAGTTACAGGGTCACCTGGAGACCACACTGGGAACAGAACATCCCTTCCAAACAGGGTAGCATGAGAGGAGGCATACCTGGGAGCTAGAATTCCCACCTGCACCTGCAGTAATGAGgagccacctcccccctccacctccatctcAGAAGAAGCCCAGGGGAGAACCTGGATTTCTACTCCCTCCTGGAagagtcaaggccagcctgcattCCAGTGTTGGAGTAGGCAGGGTAGGACCGAACACTGGAGCATGAGCTAGAATCTCATAACATAATACCAAAAGGGTCCAGATTTCAATCAAAAATTACTCAGCAGACTAAGAACAAGGAAAATCtcaacacaaatgaaaaaaaggacAATCATGCAAACCTGAGATCTGTTCAAGTTGTTACTTCATTCCTGGGCAAGTGACTCAAATGCTGAGccaccatgaggccctgagttcaaacccagtaccaccagtaGTTCAATCACCTTTCATTCTGAACAGTACTCCACAGTATGCAGGTGCACCGTTTATTTAAGCCTTTGCCTACTGATGTGCCTCTTGATTGTCTGCACTTttgatcattaaaaataaagctgctgtgaacatttgtttacaggtttttcatggacataaattttcatttttctgggctAAATGCTCAAGAATGTATTTGCTTGGTAATATGATCAgtgtctatttcattttttaaagaaattgccaGACtatttcccagagtggttgtaccatttaACATTGTCACCCACAATGTAGGTAGCTTCTCTGCATCCTTGACAGCATTAGCTATcatcactatttttaattttagctgtttTGTTGTATATAGCTATACATCCAGCcccttttgcactggttattttggagatagggtcttgctttttgccagggctagcctggaaccacaatcctcccaaattCAGCCTCCCTTGTACCTTGGaatggcaggcatgcaccacttcGCCCggctattgattgagatagggtctctcaaaatttttgcccagctgggctcaaaccatgatcctctgaatctcaacctcccaagtcaCTAGGGTTACAAGTGTGAGTCTCTGGCACCCCACTCCATAGGATCTTTTGCTgagtgaaatttattttaaattttgagaaagtacaatttatcaatttcttcttttgtggatTGTGCTTTCCATATCTAAGAACTGTTCACCAAGATCTAGGTCTGAAGGTTTTTCcctacattttcttctagaagttttatgattttacattttactatgatccattttcagttaatttttgtcGAAGATGTGAGGCAAGGTTTAGGTCaagagtttttggttttctttctttctttcctgttcaaTTGCTccagcacaatttgttgaaaagaaaaattttcttccattgaaTTACttttgtacctttgtcaaaaatcagttaacTGTCCATATATGGTAGCCTAGTCCTGTAatgctactcagaaggtagagactgggaggatcgtgatttcaggccagctcaggcaagaagttagcaagacccagtctcaagcTAGATGTGTTGCTATATGTTTGCAATCCCAACTACTgtgaggcatagataggaggattgccgTCCAAAGCAAGCCcctcagaaaaaaatgtgactcCCTATCCAagcaatagctaaagcaaaagactgggggcatgggTCAATGTAGAGGGCTCGCCTAGCaatctcaaggccctgagttcaattcccagtacctccaaaaataaaatcagttgactgataagaatgaaatcatgtcattatcaggaaaatgaataaaactggagctcatcatgttaagcaaaataaaccagactgagaaagacagatatcacatgttctctctcatatgaagaatctagactttattggggtttgaactcaccacttgagccactctgccagcctgaatctagacttttaaaaaataaatgacataagaGTAAAAGGAGGAGTGTTTGGGGGGCAGGAGTCACTAGGAAGGGAAGGGCAAAAGAAGAGAgtgttacttggaaggctgagatcgggaggatcaaggctcaaggccaaaaagttcccaagaccccatctccaaaataaccagagcaaaatggactggaggtgtggctcagcagtaaagagcctgctttgcaagtgcaaaaccctgagttcaaatccctgtcccacaaaaaaaagagggcgaaagagggtgaatatgattgaactattccatgaatgaaaatagaatattgaaaactgtttttaaaaggggaagaaaagggagaataaagaaaaatagaagaggtgaatttgatcacagcccattatatgtatgtttatatcaCTTTGAAACCCCTtcttacaattaatatatgctaatttaaataataaataaaccaatCAGTTGTCAGCACTTGTGTGGGACTGTCTCTAGTTTCCCTATTCTGTCCCATTGATCTATGTGTATCTGTCTCCACCCACATCCCATACTGTCACCATACAAGTCTTGAAATCTGCTAGAATGATTCTTCCAACtttaatcttttttcattttattttaggtatTCTTGTTCCTTTGCAAATTTCTCTTCAGACAAGATGATAAAACCATATTGTCTACATCTATTAAAAGTCTTGcagggggctgggatgtagctcagtggtacagcacttgcctagcatgagcgaggccctgggttcaataccagcaccaaaaaagaaaagacaaaaaaaaaagtcttgctgGGAGTTTGATAGGAATTGTTAGGTGTATATATCAGTTTAAGAATTTCCATGTTTGCTACCTAAGTCTTACAAATTCAAACACTGTGTGtccctttgtttatttaaatctttttattattgtatattaattgtacaaagaagtttcactgtggtatttcacacatgcatatattgtactttgatcagattcacccctaccttgctctttcttttccctgtcgCCCCTCCCTCCCTGTGTCAACAGCCTCCAGTGGGGTGCCTTGTGCCACCTTCATACATagacataatgtactttgatgctGCCTACCCCCGTCATTGTCTTATTTCCATCTTATTTACTGCTTTTATCAGTGTTCTGTGGCTAGCAGCAAACAATTTCTGTCCAATTTTAGATATACAGCTGATCATTTGATTTTTGGAGTGTTTTGAATGGTATTGTGTTTTTAACTTCAGGGTTCACATGTTCATCACTGCTATATAGAAATCCAATTGATTCTTGTATGATTATCCTGTGGCCTTGCTGAACTTGGTAATAGatgctttgctttttcatttttgcttttgtagatTCCTTGAGATTTTCTACAAAACCATTATGACATTTGTAGGCATTATGACTACCTACAAATTAGGcagttttatttcctcttttctaatctgcatgccatttattttcttgccttAATGCACTGGCTAAAACAACCCAGAATTAAAAGGAGCAAACTGTCAATACGCACAACTTGAACAGATTGCAAGAATATAATGCTTAGTTTTAAAGACCTCCAAAGTTCACATCTGCTTCTATTTCTAAATAGAAAATGACAAAGTTATAGTGTAACCAGTGGTAGACTACatgctagcatgtgcaaggtcctaggtttgatccccagattaccccccaaaaaaattttacAGAGATAGGAAAGAGGTTAGTGGTTAACAGCAGTTAACCATAGAAAGCAGGATGATGATAAAGAGTAATGGGAGTTTTGTGTTACAATCATGGTGGTGGGTATACAACCTACGCTTAGGACAAAATGGCACGAAGTGTATATGCACATTGTACTGGTATTAAGACTCCCGGGTTTCATTGCAGTTACGTGGTATAATCACTGGAGGAAACTAGGTGAGAGGTACATAGGACCTCTCTCTCTTACAAATTCCTGTGACTAATTCTtgcaaaattaaaagttaaaataaaataacccagGGGGCTATAGAGAAGTTAAAAGATCTGGATCTAAAAATCAAGAAACACTGGGCTTGGCTGGGGGTATGACTTAACCAGTGGAATGAAGActtcagttcaaatcccaatacatccaaaaaaagaaaggaaagaaagaagggaaggagtaaggaaaggaggaagaaaagaataaaaggaagaaaagaaagaagaaatgaaagaaagaacggaaggaaggaaggaaatcgtGAACTTCAATCCTAGCTCCCATTGCTCTGCAGGGTAACCTTGGGCAAATTTCTGTCCCTCTTTCCCCTAcccttttctcatctgtacagtGTAGACTGTAATAGTGCCTAACTCCTGGAGTTATGGGGATTAATAgattaataaatggaaaacaactAGAGGCTGGAACATGGTAGGAGCTACATAAATGTAAACTctgattcttatttttcttatcagaTAAAATTTCTTTGCCGGAGGACCCATTTCTGCCTGGACCACAACTATGAACACGGTTTGGGAATGTTTCCATGAGACAGACACATGGTAGTCCCTCAGAGGTAGCCAGAAATAATCTTGGAGGCTGTGCACACATAAGAACCAGAGGTGTGGTTGCTCATCCGCAGGACGCATTCGAGAAGAGCTGGTcattagcattattattattttccctcTGGATTGAGATCTCCAAAAAGATAAACAGTCCTTTGCCTGgagtggaaaataaaataatgaccaCTGGCCTTTGCTGAGCAGCCCACTGTGAGTCACCTAATATATATCACCTTATTGTCTCTTCACTACAACCTCCTGAAGTACgagtcttgttttcattttcttgcttaTGAAACAGGCTCAGAAAGGCTCCATACCTGTTAGAGGCAGACAAAGGACTCAGCCCACACTCTTCCTAATATTCCATGCTGCCTGTCCACTAGTTAGAACTTAGCTACTTAGAGAGGCTAGTGCCTCCCTTGATAATGTCAGCTGAGGCCATGGCCCTCTGTTGTCTTCAGCATTGAGTCCAAACTTCTGAATTTGGCATTCAAAGACCTTTCACTCATTCCACAAATGGTTGTCAGCACCCAATATTCATCATGTCTTAAATCTGATACTAGGTACACAGGGGTCACCTGTGTCCAAGTGGGTTGATACAAAGTCATGCACCATGATAACTTCAGTTCTTGCAATGAATAAAAGTCCTTGCAATGGTCTATTCCATCATATTTTGTCTAGAGTGCATATGTTGCCTACATGTGAGGATAagcagggagaaaatattttacccCTTTGGAGCTTGGTCAAGAATAGAAAATCAGGACcagagttatggctcaagtggtagagtgcctgcctagcaaacacaaagacctgagttcaaatgttagtacagaaaaaaaaatagaaaatgaatccTCAATGTCATATGTAACTTAGATTATGGGTACTGGTATACAAACAGAGGCTGAATTGAGCTTCAGCTACAGAAGCAGGCCTGCTTGTCAATCTCAGGAAACATGCAATCCAGAGGCTCTTCTTCCCCAGTTTGGAATCAATGCTTCTACAACTGACATGTCAACCCTCATCCAGATGAACCCGCTGTCAATGTCTATCCATCCTTGTCACCCCTCAGCCTACACAGCAAAAAGAGATTTGAGGAAGCACTACAGCAGCAAAACCCACATCCCTTTCTGTCACACCCTCTGGAAATCAggtccttcttcctcttccttgagGAAGACAATTTGCATTCAAAACAAGGGTGGGCAGATCTGTACATTTGAGTGGTCAGCCTATTTCAAAGTTTCCTCCAGGAAGGAGGCCACAGCTGCCCCGGAAAGGAGTTTTGAAGGGCCCAAACTAACTCCCAAGGCTTTTGTCAGGGCTTTGCAGCTCACAACACTCAGTGTGACTCAATGCCACCACTCACTGTGTCACACACATCTGCTTAATATCATTCTTGACGTCCACTCAGCTTGCTCACCAGGAATCAGAAGAACCGCTTATTAATCCCAGCATTGTCTCAAATCTACTTATAGACATAAGCCACCTTTcctccttgagcctcagtttccccatcagtaAAATGGGAAAGGTTGCCTGAGggcaatgaagaatgaaaagtaGATCAGGGACTTGGGGAATGGTACCTAACTCCCCAAAGAATAATCAGAGtgctcaatccccagtgccacaaaagaaaagtctGAAGGAATTTTCAAAATGTCACATTCCCAAACCCCAAGTCCAGAGGTTTAGGCACATGGTTAAATGTCCTCCATAAACTTCTAAAGGCTCAGTGATGAGATCTGAGCCTTTCTTCACCCCAATATCCTTTTACTCCCCAAGGTTGTCTCTGTATGCCCAATACGGAGCACGGAGGAGGTTCTTAATAAACGGTATTAAACAAGCAAGTAGATAATGATTCCTACTAAATTAATTTGGTGGGAGAAGAATGGCTGTGTAGAAGAGGTTAATGCCAGGCCCCAAGTATCAAGAGGTCCTTAGACCTTCCCTCCCCAAACCACCTTCCCCTATGGAGTCTACATGTTTCAAGAACAATTTATCAGAGGAATAAGAAGCAATTTGAGCAAGACCCAGGGTCTCCTCTGCCACCTTTCCAACAGTGCCAGCTGGAGTCAGATCTCCCTGGCTCAGTGTCCTCTGCAACCGAAATTCCAAAAAGGAACCCAACCCCAATCACTGGAACCTGGTTCAGCCTTTGGCACCCCACCAAATCCACCCATGCTTCCATTCGGAATTCCATCATTTATCTACTCAATCAAACACAAAACACTCACTAAATGCATCTGTGCCCAGCACTCAGCTAAACACCAGGCAGACAGATGTAAATAGCACTGTCACAGCCCCTAAGGAGTTCTCATTTGTGCATGTTTAGGGAATGGGCAGGAAGGGGACAATGACTCAAGGATGGTATAATTGTACAATCACATGGTACATGTCATAACTTCTTCAGAGTGTCACTTTGCAAAGCCATGCAGaacagttttgagaaaaatagCTTACAAAGGTGAGATCAAAATCTTGGACAAGAATGCAAATGGAGGCTCATACATCACATGTCTGGCTATTTCAAAGTTATGAATCAAgtagcagaagagaaaaaagtaaaatatcttaTACCCCCTTTTATGAAAAGAGCCCTTTGCGATGACCTGAAAAGTTAGATTGGAATTTATAAATCTAGGACTCCTCAGAGTTTCATGTGGAAACATGGCACCAAAAGGCAGCTGGCCCAGCCCATAGGTCAACACTCTTTCCCCAATCCCCAGCTCTGCCCACACTGTGAAGATCCTCACATGCACAGATGTGGACACTCCAACCCAAACATCCAAATTCTGCAAACAGGAGTGTCCCTTGGCACTTCTCCTCCTGCCTAGTCCTGCACCCGGAAGGCTCTGCCCTCCATAGGTGGGGCTTGGGAACATGTCCATGCATTTCCTGGAAACAGGTGCAAGGATTCTTTGGGAGGCAATCTCAGACCCCACTACTCAAAGCAAGGAGGGCGTCATAGGCTCTGAGTGGGCACATTTCTCTTGTCCCAATAACTCCCTATGTGTGCCCCACACATAGGAATTCAGCCAGAGGGAGCCCAGAGGAGGACCTGGATGAGAGGAAGGGTCTCCCTTTCCAGGGTCTGAGAACAGAAATACTGAATTGAAAGCAAATTATGTTCCTGCATGTGAGTGAACTTCTGTCTGTCTCAATGTCATGCACTATGCTTTACAAAGCACACCACATCTTTACCTCACCACAGAAAATGTATTCAGGGACAAACAACCATGTTGGATAAATGAGGCCCTGAGAATAGGATCTAAGGTAGTAAAGCCTGGGAAGGCACCTAGTCCTCTAGCTTCTCCATCGGGATCCTTAAATGTCTTTCCCACGCTAAATTATGCACACAAATGAGACTGGCTTCTGTCTCCCCAGAGTCTAACACAGGTGGAAGACATACTGCACATAGTTCACAAACACCTGAACAAGCCAATGAATATGGCAACAGCTGGTATTTATTGGAAGCTTCCTGTGTGCTGTACACTGGGCTCGACTTATCTCGTTTCATTCCTTCCATAGCCTTGAGTATTAGAAAAATACATTATTCTTGTTTTCCACATAGGGAAGCCAAAGTTCTGAGAGGTTTATACATAGAGTCTACCAGAGGTAAGCAGCAGagatgaataagtaaatgaatccacaaaagaacattttttaaaaaaggaaatatgaacaaattcatacagaaatgagaaaaatcgtgtgctttatttatttattttagtcctTGGGAAACTTCTGATCACTGGGGCTATGGACCTGGGTATTAGAAGGAATTTCAGCTGAATCCATTGAAGCACAAGGATTGGGGCTCCCATCAGCCCCTGTCCACCCATGGCTCATTCACCCCCAAATGAACCAACTCTCCCAACCCaagaattttccttctttctaggcACCTGAGATGCCTAGAAAGGCATCTCATGTCTTAAGTCTCATGGCTCCCCACAAGTTCTCTCAGTGCCCTTCTGACTCAATATCATCCCATCTGGGGGCCAACAGATGAGGCACCATCTTTAACACAGTAATTGTCACCCCACTACTGTGACCCAGTTCTAGCGACTTCTCTCTACTACCTCTCAACCCCATCCTACCTTCTCCCCACCCTATCCATTTTTGGTTAGCATTCTTTGTGACTGACAGACACAAGGAAGAAATCTGTTAGTTTTAATGAAAGGCACAAACTAACGGACCTAAAGGCAAGTCCTTTCTAACcatgatttctctttttcttctttgttgggGCTTGTGCGGACATCATAGCAGTGCTCAAGTCAACAATTCCATCAATTGTTATTGGCTGGATTGTTAAATACTGACTAGGGACACAGCACCGCTTGCGATCGGGGCAGCGTATGATGCTGTTTTCATTATCCTTGCACAGCAGCCGGCAGCGTCCATCCATCCAACATTCTCCTTCAGGGCACAGGAACAGCCATTAAACAAATGTTAGTATCACCCAAGTGGAGAGACAAGAGGAGGGGAGGAACCAGAGGACAgggcagaagcagagaaagagggcTGAGTAAGCAAGGCTGGACCCAGTCCCAGGAAAAGCAAGGAGAGACCTTGAAGTGGAGAGAACTGGGACAATTGCTCCAACTAGAAATTCTGGCGTTTTCAGGAGAGCCCTTTTCAGACTTCCCTCCCCTCCATCTTCTGTTCCTAGACTTCTTGCTCCTCACTTTGGGACCCAAGGTCCTACCCAGTGGAGCATGGAAATAAGAAGGTTCGCTCGCATTACAACACACCCACCTCCTTATCAATAGTCTTGCCCTGTAAAAGAAGCCTGCCATGTTCCAGTTCCAGCAACAATTCAATCTCCAACCATCCTCAAACTCAAAACCCAGTTAACCCCAACTCAATTTCCCCTGAACCCCAACTCCAAGCCAAACCCAAATCTAATCAAGACAGCCACAATTCCCAACAGCTGCCCATCACCAAACAGAACCCAAGCTCTCTGCACATAAGGCCCTGACTCCCAGTCTCAGCCCAAGCCCAGCCAAATGCCAACACCAGCTCCACTCAAGCTAAAATCCCATCTGCTCTCCAATTTACCAAGACCATCAGGAAATCCCAGGTTCTCACCTCCAACTCATCCTAATATTCCCTCTTAACTCCAACCCCAAGGATCTCCCCCCAGCCCTTCAACCTAATGTCTGAAAGTCCCCAACCTATACCCAATCTTTCTCTTCTAAGCCCTCTCCTAAGCTCCCACCAGAATGTCATCCCTGCTCTGAAGTACCAAATGCTCCAAACATCTATCATTTCAccacttagaaaaaaagaaaaatcatggaaAGATGCAAACATGGGAATATCCTGGGGAAACTTCCCAAAGCTACATGAAATGAGGAGAGACTCAGATAATGCTCCAGTGGAGAGTAGGGAAGACCCAGTCCAGGATTCCAAACCCTTAAGAGAGCCCAAGTTACCTGACATCACTGGTTCCATTGCCAACAGGATTGCAAGAAACAGGAAAAGGAGCTTCATGGCTGGCAGGACCCAGTGGAAGGTGGTAACTAAGCTGCAGAGAATGCAAACAGAATTCCTTTAACAGGGATGAGCCTTCTTTTATCAGCAGGGTGTGGGCAGTGAATTAGAATGGGAGGGCATTTGTGTGAGATCAGCTAGACCAAAGGACAGTGTGTAGCAGATGTCTCAGCACAGCACAAGATGAGTGTGGGAATCCAGCCAGCACCAAGCCAAAAGTGGCTTTCCCTGCTGGTAAGGACACAGGTGAATTAGAGCCACTTGGCACTGCTCACAATAggcaagtcatggaatcagcctacgTGCCCAGCAatagatgagtgaataaagaaaatgtggtgtataatCCACTGTATACACaataacaaaattatgtcatttgcaagataatggatggaactagagatgaTTAGGCgaagtaaaataagtcagactcataTGACAAATGTCATATGTATTCTTccatatgtctttaaaaaaaaaagacataaaagcagaGGGAAACTATTTCAAGAGCGGGGACCagtggaagaggaaggaagtgCAAGTAAATATTATACAAGtctgaaaatgtcataattaaacccattattttgtgcaattaattttaaagtaaaaaaaaagattgataaaaatacacttgatcttagccaaaaggcctcGGTGGTGAtgattgataaaaataaaaataaaataaaatgaaattaaaaaaaaataaaaaataaaagtcatttgtCCTTTGAGACCCATGAAagaattaataaatacatgaacacaTGACgagaaacatttaatttttttaaatgacttactctcagcttcctttttttcatacacatgtgtgtgttgtTCTGAATATGAACTTGCCAATCTCGTTCCCACTTCTGAGCCTTGGAATTTAtcctttgttctctctttctctctctgtctctctctttctctctctctctggtgagactggggtttgaactcagggcttcgtacttgcaaagcagtctaccacttgagccacacctccagtccattttgctctggttattttggagatgggggtctcatgaacaatctgcctgggctggcttcaaactttgatcctcccaatctcagcctcccaagtagctagaattacgggcatgagcccctggtgcccGGCTTCTTTGTTCTCTCTATAAAGCTCTTCCTTCTGATCTTGCCAGGGATGACCATGCTGCCCATTCATCTCGTCTCACAGCTTGCTCAGCACACCACCTGCAGATGCTCTGAATCGTAATAGCTTGTTTTGTGAGCTCCACATATTTATCTAggctttttatttactttcatgTTTGATCTTTGTTTCTCTCCTTAAATGTCAGAAACTTTAGCTTGTGCTATGGTTTGATAAGGTTCGAATATGTACCCCAAAGTGTCACATACTAGAAATTTGGTGCCCAGTGTGGATACGTTgaaaggtggtagaaactttaagaggtagagcctagtgCAAGGTAGCTCAATTATGGAGACTTCACCCTCAGAAGAAATTAGTGTAATTCTTGAGGAACCTTTTCAGTTCCCTGACAAAAATGAGCTTAGCATCTGAATCTCTCTGGCTCCCTGGCTTGCCATGTGGTCTCTCCCACACATGCTCCACCATTGGGCCACTCATCACAAGGCCCTTACCAGAGGAAGAATAGGTGGTGCTGCCTGATCTTGAATTTTgagtaaatctcttttctttatgaaatacCCAACCTCTCGTATTTTGTTCTAGCAACATAAGACAGACTAATGCAGTTTATAATCCTAGTATCCATGGCATCGGCTGTTTATTAAGATACCGATTCAGATGTTTGAACAGATATTGACCCCA from Castor canadensis chromosome 5, mCasCan1.hap1v2, whole genome shotgun sequence encodes the following:
- the LOC109691784 gene encoding beta-defensin 119-like; its protein translation is MHRVLSRRQILRCMGNNGVCRPSCKKDEQPYLYCKNYQPCCLQSYMRINLSSKADSTGWSYEKQWPKIP
- the LOC109691782 gene encoding beta-defensin 119-like, whose protein sequence is MKLLFLFLAILLAMEPVMSGECWMDGRCRLLCKDNENSIIRCPDRKRCCVPSQYLTIQPITIDGIVDLSTAMMSAQAPTKKKKRNHG